The following coding sequences are from one Roseburia hominis A2-183 window:
- a CDS encoding YbaN family protein — protein MKIKKYFFAAAGCISLALGCIGIVLPILPTVPFFLLTLFCFSQSSTRLHDWFTGTDLYKKNLESYVRKEGMQMKTKVSIVATVTLLMAIGFICMKNVPVGRIVLSVVWVCHVIYFFCFVKTLPEEKTGSGGIEYEE, from the coding sequence TTGAAGATTAAAAAATATTTTTTCGCAGCCGCCGGGTGTATCAGCCTTGCGCTGGGCTGTATCGGTATTGTGCTTCCGATTCTGCCGACGGTTCCATTTTTTCTGTTGACGCTTTTTTGCTTTTCACAAAGTTCAACGCGCCTTCATGACTGGTTTACCGGTACCGATCTTTACAAAAAGAATCTGGAATCCTATGTGAGAAAAGAAGGTATGCAGATGAAAACCAAGGTCAGTATTGTCGCCACTGTGACGCTTCTTATGGCGATCGGATTTATCTGTATGAAAAATGTGCCCGTCGGACGGATTGTTTTATCCGTTGTGTGGGTATGTCATGTCATCTACTTTTTTTGCTTTGTAAAGACACTTCCGGAAGAAAAAACAGGAAGCGGGGGAATCGAATATGAAGAATAA
- a CDS encoding NAD(P)/FAD-dependent oxidoreductase, with translation MKNYDLVIVGGGPAGLAAAVSARDHGIESILIIERDKELGGILNQCIHNGFGLHTFKEELTGPEYASRFIEQVAERGIEYKLNTMVMDIAADAPSGNVITKKVTAMNREDGMFEIHTKAVILAMGCRERSRGALNIPGYRPAGIFSAGTAQRLVNMEGYMPGREVVILGSGDIGLIMARRMTLEGAKVKVVAELMPYSGGLKRNIVQCLDDFGIPLKLSHTVIDIEGKNRVEAVTIAEVGPDRKPIPGTEERYTCDTLLLSCGLIPENELSRSAGVAINPVTSGPIVNDSLETSIDGVFACGNVLHVHDLVDYVSQEATAAGKNAAAYIQNGSSKDAASVEIFPVDGVRYTVPKYVRPTEMDDTLTVRFRVGAVYKNCSIATYFDDTLISKRKRPVMAPGEMEQVILDKKKLAEFPDLSRITIRIEENS, from the coding sequence ATGAAAAACTATGATTTAGTCATCGTCGGCGGAGGTCCTGCCGGACTTGCAGCCGCTGTATCCGCAAGAGACCACGGCATCGAGAGCATCTTAATCATCGAGAGAGACAAAGAGCTCGGCGGTATCTTAAACCAGTGCATCCACAACGGTTTCGGCTTACATACCTTCAAGGAGGAGCTGACCGGACCGGAATACGCTTCCCGCTTCATCGAGCAGGTGGCAGAGCGCGGCATCGAGTACAAATTAAATACCATGGTCATGGACATCGCTGCCGATGCCCCGTCCGGAAACGTAATCACAAAAAAAGTAACCGCCATGAACCGCGAGGACGGCATGTTTGAGATCCACACAAAAGCGGTCATTCTCGCCATGGGCTGCCGCGAGCGTTCCAGAGGTGCCTTAAATATTCCGGGCTATCGTCCGGCCGGTATTTTTTCCGCAGGTACGGCACAGCGTCTGGTCAACATGGAAGGCTATATGCCGGGCCGCGAAGTTGTCATCTTAGGTTCCGGTGACATTGGTCTGATCATGGCACGCCGCATGACGCTGGAAGGCGCGAAGGTCAAGGTAGTTGCCGAACTGATGCCTTACTCCGGCGGTCTGAAGCGAAACATCGTACAGTGTCTGGATGATTTCGGCATCCCGTTGAAGCTCAGCCACACCGTCATCGACATTGAGGGCAAAAACCGTGTCGAGGCTGTCACGATTGCAGAAGTCGGTCCGGACCGCAAACCGATTCCGGGAACCGAGGAGCGCTACACCTGCGACACCCTGCTTCTCTCCTGCGGACTGATCCCTGAGAACGAACTGAGCCGCAGCGCAGGCGTTGCCATCAATCCTGTCACCTCCGGTCCAATCGTCAATGACAGCTTAGAGACCAGCATCGACGGCGTGTTCGCCTGTGGAAATGTCCTTCATGTACATGACCTTGTGGACTATGTTTCCCAGGAAGCAACCGCAGCCGGGAAAAATGCCGCCGCTTATATCCAAAACGGCTCCAGCAAAGATGCCGCATCCGTCGAGATTTTCCCGGTGGACGGCGTGCGCTACACCGTTCCGAAATATGTCCGTCCGACCGAGATGGACGACACTTTAACCGTCCGCTTCCGTGTGGGCGCGGTATACAAGAACTGCTCGATTGCGACTTACTTTGATGACACCTTAATCAGCAAGCGCAAACGTCCGGTTATGGCTCCCGGCGAGATGGAGCAGGTAATTCTCGACAAGAAAAAACTTGCTGAATTCCCGGATCTGTCCAGAATCACAATCCGCATTGAAGAAAATTCATAA
- a CDS encoding oleate hydratase, which translates to MGKGKHIGLGVAALAAGAGVAALAAGSHKNSSERAQKKAIEEKARAEYRNTERGKHEKNSKGIYYTNGNYEAFARPRKPEGVDEKSAYIVGSGLASLAAACFLVRDGQMEGSHIHILEAMDIAGGACDGINDPTRGYVMRGGREMENHFECLWDLFRSIPSIETPGVSVLDEYYWLNKEDPNYSLCRATEERGKDAHTDGKFNLSQKGCMEIMKLFMTKDEDLYDKTIEDVFDDEVFNSTFWLYWRTMFAFENWHSALEMKLYFQRFIHHIAGLPDFSALKFTKYNQYESLILPMQRYLEEAGVDFQFNTEVTNVIFDIKDDKKVAKALECKVNGVEKGIVLTENDLVFVTNGSCTEGTIYGDQNHAPNGDAEVRTSGCWSLWKNIAKQDPSFGHPEKFCSDVAKTNWESATVTTLDDKIIPYITNICKRDPRSGKVVTGGIVSCKDSSWLLSWTINRQGQFKDQDKDKVCVWVYGLFTDVPGDYVKKPMKECTGKEITEEWLYHLGVPVEEIPDLAENSAVCVPTMMPYITAFFMPRTKGDRPDVIPDGCVNFAFLGQFADTPRDTVFTTEYSVRTAMEAVYGLLGVDRGVPEVWGSVYDVRELLDSSVKLMDGKSPLEIELPGPLNVLKKPLLRVVKGTVVEKLLRDHDVIKDGML; encoded by the coding sequence ATGGGAAAAGGAAAACATATAGGACTTGGCGTGGCTGCGCTGGCAGCCGGAGCGGGTGTGGCGGCACTGGCGGCAGGCAGCCATAAGAACAGCAGCGAGCGTGCGCAGAAGAAAGCAATCGAGGAGAAGGCGAGAGCGGAATACCGCAATACCGAGCGCGGCAAGCATGAGAAGAACAGCAAGGGTATTTACTATACCAACGGTAATTACGAGGCTTTTGCGAGACCGAGAAAGCCGGAGGGTGTGGATGAGAAGAGCGCCTATATTGTCGGAAGCGGACTGGCCTCTCTGGCAGCAGCCTGCTTCCTGGTAAGAGACGGTCAGATGGAAGGTTCCCACATTCACATTCTTGAGGCGATGGACATCGCGGGAGGCGCCTGCGACGGTATCAATGATCCGACCAGAGGCTATGTGATGCGCGGCGGTCGTGAGATGGAGAACCATTTTGAGTGCCTGTGGGATTTGTTCCGCAGCATTCCGTCGATTGAGACGCCGGGCGTCTCCGTTCTGGACGAGTATTACTGGCTGAACAAGGAAGACCCGAACTATTCCCTGTGCCGTGCCACAGAGGAGCGCGGCAAGGATGCGCACACAGACGGCAAGTTCAATCTGAGCCAGAAGGGCTGCATGGAGATCATGAAGCTGTTCATGACAAAGGATGAGGATCTCTACGACAAGACGATCGAGGATGTGTTCGACGACGAGGTATTCAATTCTACGTTCTGGCTGTACTGGCGCACGATGTTTGCTTTTGAGAACTGGCACAGTGCACTGGAGATGAAGCTCTATTTCCAGCGTTTCATCCATCACATCGCGGGACTGCCGGATTTCAGCGCTTTGAAGTTCACGAAGTACAATCAGTATGAGTCGCTGATTCTGCCGATGCAGAGATACCTTGAGGAAGCCGGTGTTGACTTCCAGTTTAACACCGAGGTAACGAATGTCATTTTCGACATCAAAGATGACAAGAAGGTTGCCAAGGCGCTCGAGTGCAAGGTCAACGGTGTGGAGAAAGGTATTGTGCTTACGGAGAATGATCTCGTGTTCGTGACAAACGGAAGCTGTACCGAGGGTACGATTTACGGTGATCAGAACCATGCGCCGAACGGGGACGCGGAAGTGCGCACGAGCGGCTGCTGGAGCCTGTGGAAGAATATTGCAAAGCAGGATCCGTCTTTTGGACATCCGGAGAAGTTCTGCTCGGATGTAGCGAAGACGAACTGGGAATCTGCAACCGTGACCACGTTGGACGACAAGATCATTCCGTACATCACGAATATCTGCAAGCGTGATCCGAGAAGCGGAAAAGTTGTGACCGGAGGTATCGTAAGCTGTAAGGATTCCAGCTGGCTGCTCAGCTGGACGATCAACCGCCAGGGACAGTTCAAGGATCAGGATAAGGATAAAGTATGCGTGTGGGTATACGGTCTGTTCACCGATGTGCCGGGCGATTATGTGAAGAAGCCGATGAAGGAGTGTACCGGTAAGGAGATCACCGAGGAGTGGCTGTATCATCTGGGTGTTCCGGTGGAGGAGATCCCGGATCTGGCAGAGAACAGCGCCGTATGTGTACCGACGATGATGCCGTACATCACAGCGTTCTTTATGCCGAGAACCAAGGGCGACCGCCCGGACGTCATCCCGGATGGCTGTGTGAACTTTGCGTTCCTCGGACAGTTCGCGGACACACCGCGTGATACGGTCTTCACGACGGAATATTCGGTCAGAACCGCAATGGAGGCGGTATACGGACTGCTCGGTGTAGACAGAGGCGTTCCTGAGGTATGGGGAAGTGTCTATGATGTCAGAGAGCTGCTCGACAGCAGTGTGAAGCTGATGGATGGAAAGTCTCCGCTTGAGATCGAACTGCCGGGACCGCTCAATGTATTGAAGAAGCCGCTGCTTCGTGTGGTCAAGGGAACCGTCGTGGAGAAGCTGCTCCGGGATCATGATGTGATCAAGGATGGTATGTTATAG
- the ltrA gene encoding group II intron reverse transcriptase/maturase produces METSSLMEQILSSDNLNRAYLQVVRNKGAEGVDGMKYTELKEHLTKNGEIIKEQLRTRKYKPQPVRRVEIPKPGGGVRNLGVPTVTDRFIQQAIAQILTPIYEEQFHDHSYGFRPNRCAQQAILTALDIMNDGNDWIVDIDLEKFFDTVNHDKLMTIIGRTIKDGDVISIIRKYLVSGIMIDDEYEDSIVGTPQGGNLSPLLANIMLNELDKEMEKRGLNFVRYADDCIIMVGSEMSANRVMRNISRFIEEKLGLKVNMTKSKVDRPQGLKCLGFGFYYDTSAQQFKAKPHAKSVAKFKKRMRELTCRSWGVSNSYKVGKLNQLIRGWINYFKIGSMKTLCRELDGNIRYRLRMCIWKHWKTPQNKEKNLVKLGVPRWAAHKVANTGNRYAHMCHNGWIQKAISIKRLTSFGLVSMLDYYTERCTTC; encoded by the coding sequence ATGGAGACAAGTAGTCTAATGGAGCAGATACTATCCAGCGATAACCTCAACAGAGCATATCTGCAAGTCGTACGAAATAAAGGTGCCGAGGGAGTGGACGGAATGAAGTACACAGAACTTAAAGAACATCTTACAAAGAACGGCGAAATCATCAAGGAACAGTTGAGGACAAGAAAATATAAACCTCAGCCAGTACGAAGAGTGGAGATACCAAAGCCTGGTGGCGGTGTCAGAAACCTGGGAGTACCAACAGTAACAGACAGATTTATACAACAAGCCATTGCGCAGATATTAACACCAATCTATGAGGAGCAGTTTCATGACCATAGTTACGGATTCAGACCGAATAGATGTGCACAGCAGGCAATCCTGACAGCACTCGATATAATGAATGATGGTAATGACTGGATTGTAGACATTGACTTGGAAAAGTTCTTTGACACAGTAAATCATGACAAACTGATGACGATTATTGGAAGAACAATTAAAGATGGAGATGTTATCTCTATTATTAGAAAATATCTTGTCAGTGGAATCATGATTGACGACGAATATGAGGATTCTATTGTGGGAACACCACAAGGCGGAAATCTCTCGCCACTATTGGCGAATATTATGCTGAATGAACTAGATAAGGAAATGGAGAAGCGAGGACTCAACTTTGTGCGATATGCGGATGACTGTATTATCATGGTCGGAAGTGAAATGTCTGCGAATAGAGTTATGAGAAATATCTCACGATTCATAGAGGAGAAACTAGGACTTAAGGTCAACATGACTAAAAGCAAAGTAGATAGACCGCAAGGGTTAAAATGCCTTGGGTTTGGATTCTACTACGATACAAGTGCACAGCAATTCAAGGCAAAACCACATGCAAAATCAGTAGCCAAGTTTAAGAAGAGAATGAGGGAACTCACTTGCCGTAGCTGGGGCGTTAGCAACAGCTATAAAGTGGGGAAACTTAATCAGCTTATCAGAGGATGGATAAACTACTTTAAGATAGGTAGTATGAAAACTCTCTGTAGAGAACTTGATGGAAACATTAGATATAGACTACGCATGTGTATTTGGAAACATTGGAAAACACCACAAAACAAAGAGAAGAATTTAGTTAAGCTCGGTGTTCCAAGATGGGCGGCACATAAAGTGGCAAATACAGGAAATCGTTATGCACACATGTGTCATAATGGATGGATACAAAAGGCTATAAGCATAAAGAGACTAACCTCATTCGGATTAGTCTCAATGTTAGATTACTACACCGAAAGGTGTACAACTTGTTAA
- a CDS encoding HD-GYP domain-containing protein, protein MISNTDIRYFFDTYYDNFMHSLAWEDHLLEPASREEWLATLRACADDQQQRCADNQILLEQYLYPLSSNPALLSDEGYDLLLSFCRDFYYSNYTEPALLIRIIDILLPHYEDRSDTESLLFLYICAGFSYMELSRTGEPTSRDKTIYFYTKVLSYRDQIEFFESAASRDYIFIAYYNLIRVAPGLGILDIETAYRLWEELCQIRTMPKFCQYDTTNPRIPQLCDCAINDFRAYGAVLNVERVIAPSAILSSLENMTQIYYSEILHEHGSIYECPAFTVFNYHYVQARNGTITWEAAWQILDDYYVHKMQTIGQVSSPDLLAFYTNLPLNLIDVLGHTHFKEEFKQATYRRYRNLITSYLMNQPASLNSYTLNNGVQLVAFHPLILGTFQNRMEKMNFIVDLVVTRHLTTFTHSVMVSYLAEAIGKHILAARPELLRIPSSYLEGNVYASPAEVLDYIVPAALFHDIGKNGMIPIINTQHRKLNDYEFNIIQTHPQKGSDYLSSDPDFLIYQPVALGHHRSYDGTRGYPLSFDNTASPYRDAIDLIHICDCLDAATDYLSRNYHRAKPFDVVLNELKAGRGTEYNPDMVDVILSDRELYNDLKMLTEQNRENIYYDIYLTFVNLRKKRQ, encoded by the coding sequence ATGATCAGCAACACGGATATCCGTTACTTTTTTGATACTTACTATGACAACTTCATGCACAGTCTCGCCTGGGAGGATCACCTTCTGGAGCCTGCCAGCCGTGAGGAATGGCTGGCAACGCTTCGCGCATGTGCAGACGACCAGCAGCAGCGCTGTGCGGACAATCAGATACTGCTTGAGCAGTATCTCTATCCGCTAAGCAGCAATCCTGCTCTTCTGTCCGATGAGGGATATGATCTTTTACTTTCTTTTTGCCGTGATTTTTACTACAGCAACTATACCGAACCGGCTCTGCTGATCCGCATTATTGATATCCTGCTTCCACATTATGAAGACCGCAGCGATACGGAAAGCCTGCTTTTTCTCTACATCTGCGCCGGCTTTTCATACATGGAGCTCTCACGAACCGGAGAGCCCACCTCTCGTGATAAGACTATATATTTCTACACCAAAGTGCTCTCTTACCGCGATCAGATTGAATTCTTTGAATCAGCTGCAAGCCGCGACTATATTTTTATTGCCTATTACAATCTGATCCGGGTGGCGCCGGGTCTTGGCATCTTAGACATTGAGACCGCTTACCGGCTCTGGGAGGAGCTCTGTCAGATCCGTACCATGCCCAAATTCTGTCAGTACGATACCACCAATCCACGGATTCCGCAGCTCTGTGACTGTGCAATCAACGATTTCCGCGCGTACGGCGCTGTTCTTAACGTTGAACGTGTTATTGCACCATCCGCGATCCTGTCCTCTCTGGAGAATATGACGCAGATCTATTACTCCGAGATATTGCACGAGCATGGTTCCATCTATGAGTGCCCTGCATTCACAGTATTTAATTACCACTATGTGCAGGCACGCAATGGTACAATCACCTGGGAAGCCGCCTGGCAGATCCTGGACGATTATTATGTCCACAAGATGCAGACCATCGGTCAGGTTTCCTCGCCTGACCTGCTTGCTTTTTATACCAATCTGCCGCTCAACCTGATCGACGTGCTGGGGCATACGCATTTCAAGGAAGAGTTTAAGCAGGCAACTTACCGGCGCTACCGCAATCTGATTACCAGCTATCTGATGAATCAGCCTGCCAGTCTCAATTCCTACACGTTAAACAACGGTGTCCAGCTGGTGGCGTTTCACCCGCTGATCCTCGGGACTTTCCAGAACCGTATGGAAAAAATGAACTTTATCGTAGATCTGGTCGTAACCAGACATCTCACGACATTCACACACTCCGTTATGGTTTCCTATCTTGCAGAAGCGATCGGAAAGCATATTTTAGCCGCACGGCCGGAGCTTTTGCGGATTCCGTCCTCCTATCTGGAGGGAAATGTCTATGCCTCCCCCGCGGAAGTACTGGACTATATCGTTCCCGCAGCTTTATTCCACGATATTGGGAAAAACGGCATGATCCCGATCATCAACACGCAGCACCGCAAGTTAAATGACTACGAATTTAACATTATTCAGACACATCCGCAGAAGGGCTCCGACTATCTGTCGTCCGATCCGGACTTTTTAATCTACCAGCCGGTTGCGCTCGGACATCACCGCTCCTACGACGGTACCCGCGGTTATCCGCTCAGTTTTGACAATACCGCCTCGCCGTACCGGGACGCCATCGACCTGATCCACATCTGTGACTGTCTGGATGCAGCGACCGATTACTTAAGCCGCAATTACCACCGCGCGAAACCGTTCGATGTGGTATTGAACGAACTGAAAGCAGGGCGCGGCACCGAGTACAATCCTGATATGGTGGATGTGATTCTAAGCGACCGGGAATTATATAACGATTTAAAGATGCTTACGGAGCAGAACCGTGAAAATATCTACTATGATATCTATCTCACGTTTGTGAATCTCCGCAAGAAAAGACAATAA
- a CDS encoding NAD(P)/FAD-dependent oxidoreductase — protein MYDVAIIGAGVIGSAIARELSRYQANVCVIEREEDVCDGTSKANSAIIHAGFDAAPGSLKAKLNVRGNEMMDALSKDLDIPFKRNGSLVVCTKDQDRSGLDALLEKGEKNGVPGLRILEREELLQMEPNLSDDVTCGLYAPTGGIVCPFHMTMAFAENAYTNGVSFFLNTKVTSIRKKDGSYTLETIHTDTDTPETFEAKVIINAAGVHADEFNNMVSEHKLHITARKGEYCLLDKEAGTHVSHTIFQLPSKMGKGVLVTPTVHGNLLVGPTAVDVTNKEAVNTTQDGLDSLAKTAALSVKNVPMRQVITSFAGLRAHEDGNDFIIGEAEDAKGFINAAGIESPGLSSAPAIGEMVAGIAADLLSLTKKTDFISTRKGILRPETLSMEERNQLIKEHPEYGNIICRCEMISEGEIMDAIHRPLGARSLDGVKRRTRAGMGRCQAGFCSPRTMEILEREVPMSMFDITKNGVGGNIVIGINKEI, from the coding sequence ATGTATGATGTAGCAATTATCGGTGCCGGAGTCATCGGCAGTGCAATCGCAAGAGAATTATCCAGATACCAGGCGAACGTCTGTGTCATCGAGCGCGAAGAGGATGTCTGTGACGGCACCTCCAAAGCCAACAGTGCCATCATCCACGCAGGCTTCGACGCAGCCCCGGGTTCCTTAAAGGCAAAGTTAAATGTCCGCGGCAACGAGATGATGGATGCCCTCTCAAAAGACCTCGACATTCCGTTTAAGAGAAACGGTTCCCTCGTCGTATGTACCAAAGATCAGGACCGCAGCGGTCTTGATGCCCTTTTAGAAAAGGGTGAGAAAAACGGAGTACCTGGTCTTCGCATCTTAGAGCGCGAAGAGCTGCTTCAGATGGAGCCGAATTTAAGCGACGACGTGACCTGCGGTCTGTATGCCCCGACCGGCGGCATCGTCTGCCCGTTCCACATGACCATGGCATTTGCGGAAAACGCATACACCAACGGTGTTTCCTTTTTCTTAAATACCAAAGTCACTTCCATTCGGAAAAAAGACGGCAGTTACACGTTAGAGACCATCCACACCGACACGGATACACCGGAAACCTTTGAGGCGAAGGTCATCATCAATGCCGCCGGCGTTCACGCTGACGAATTTAACAATATGGTAAGTGAACACAAGCTTCATATTACCGCCCGCAAAGGCGAATACTGCCTGCTCGACAAAGAAGCCGGAACGCATGTATCGCACACGATTTTCCAGCTTCCATCCAAAATGGGAAAAGGCGTGCTTGTCACTCCTACCGTACACGGCAACCTCTTAGTCGGCCCAACCGCAGTGGATGTCACGAATAAGGAAGCAGTCAACACCACACAGGACGGACTGGATTCCCTCGCAAAGACTGCTGCTTTGAGCGTCAAAAATGTTCCGATGCGCCAGGTTATCACCTCATTTGCAGGTCTGCGCGCACACGAAGACGGCAACGATTTCATCATTGGGGAAGCGGAAGACGCGAAAGGTTTTATCAACGCAGCCGGCATTGAATCTCCGGGACTCTCCTCCGCACCGGCAATCGGAGAGATGGTCGCAGGTATCGCCGCTGATCTTCTTTCCCTTACGAAAAAAACAGATTTTATCTCCACAAGAAAAGGCATCTTAAGACCGGAGACACTTTCCATGGAGGAGCGCAATCAGCTGATCAAAGAGCATCCGGAATATGGCAACATCATCTGCCGCTGCGAGATGATCAGCGAGGGCGAGATCATGGACGCCATTCACCGTCCGCTCGGTGCCCGCTCCCTCGACGGAGTAAAACGCCGCACAAGAGCCGGCATGGGGCGCTGTCAGGCAGGTTTCTGCTCCCCGCGTACCATGGAGATCTTAGAGCGAGAAGTACCAATGAGTATGTTTGATATTACCAAAAACGGCGTCGGCGGCAATATCGTCATCGGCATCAACAAAGAGATTTAA
- a CDS encoding TetR/AcrR family transcriptional regulator encodes MSNTTKLALEASLKKLLLKKPVDKITINDLTEDCGISRMAFYYHFKDIYDLIEWACLEDGKRALADKKTYSTWSEGLEQIFEAVLENKPFILNVYHSVSQKKIESYLYKLTYDLLADVVEEECRDAAVSGEDKALIAEFYKYGFVGMMLHWIDGGMKADYRELVQRLSTMLHGSILNAARNFEQKQSASLSKETE; translated from the coding sequence ATGTCCAACACGACAAAACTTGCACTGGAGGCATCACTTAAAAAGCTTTTGCTTAAGAAGCCGGTGGATAAGATTACGATCAACGATCTGACGGAGGACTGCGGGATCAGCCGCATGGCGTTTTACTATCACTTCAAGGATATTTACGACCTGATTGAGTGGGCGTGCCTGGAGGACGGAAAGCGTGCACTTGCGGATAAGAAAACTTACAGTACGTGGAGTGAAGGACTGGAGCAGATCTTTGAGGCGGTATTGGAGAACAAGCCGTTTATTTTGAATGTTTATCACTCGGTCAGCCAGAAGAAGATCGAGAGCTATCTCTATAAGCTGACCTATGATCTGCTCGCAGATGTGGTAGAGGAAGAATGCCGCGATGCGGCTGTCAGCGGGGAGGACAAGGCACTGATTGCGGAGTTCTACAAATACGGCTTTGTAGGTATGATGCTGCACTGGATCGACGGCGGTATGAAGGCGGATTACAGAGAGCTTGTGCAGCGGCTGAGTACGATGCTGCACGGCAGTATCTTAAATGCCGCCCGGAATTTTGAACAGAAGCAATCCGCAAGCTTATCAAAAGAGACGGAATGA
- a CDS encoding DUF1667 domain-containing protein — translation MSTRELTCIGCPLGCAITVTMDGSTVTAVTGNTCPRGDAYARKEVTNPTRIVTSTVRVNGGIYPMANVKTASDIPKGRIFDCVNALKDITVNAPLKIGDVVLSDVAGTGVDIIAARNVPAK, via the coding sequence ATGAGCACAAGAGAATTGACCTGTATCGGCTGCCCGCTCGGGTGCGCCATCACAGTTACCATGGACGGATCTACCGTCACCGCCGTCACCGGCAATACCTGTCCGAGAGGCGATGCCTACGCCAGAAAGGAAGTTACGAATCCGACCCGTATCGTAACATCGACGGTCCGGGTGAACGGAGGCATCTACCCAATGGCAAACGTGAAAACAGCCTCCGACATTCCGAAAGGCAGGATTTTCGACTGTGTCAACGCCTTAAAGGATATCACCGTCAATGCACCGCTTAAGATCGGCGATGTGGTCTTATCCGACGTTGCCGGAACTGGTGTCGACATCATTGCCGCCAGAAATGTTCCTGCAAAATAA
- a CDS encoding glycerol-3-phosphate responsive antiterminator, with translation MKKLFKEALEDSPIIAAVKDDEGLSRCLTSDSRIIFILYGDIVTISDIVETVKSAGKLAIVHLDLINGLSSKEVAVDFLQKYTNADGIITTKPTLIKRAKELGLFTILRLFLIDSMAYENIDRQVKSSRPDLIEILPALMPKVIAKVCQSTSTPVIAGGLVSEKEDILALLDAGATSISSTNEKIWFL, from the coding sequence ATGAAGAAATTATTTAAAGAAGCCCTGGAGGATTCTCCCATCATTGCAGCGGTCAAAGACGACGAAGGTCTTTCCAGATGCCTGACCAGCGACAGCCGCATTATCTTTATCTTATACGGCGACATCGTCACCATCAGTGACATCGTGGAGACCGTCAAATCCGCCGGAAAGCTTGCGATCGTCCATCTGGATCTCATCAACGGACTGAGTTCCAAAGAAGTGGCAGTCGACTTTCTTCAAAAATACACGAATGCCGACGGCATTATCACAACGAAGCCGACACTTATCAAACGCGCCAAGGAGCTGGGGCTCTTTACAATCCTCCGGCTGTTTCTGATTGACTCCATGGCATACGAGAACATCGACCGCCAGGTCAAATCCTCCCGCCCGGATCTGATCGAAATCCTGCCGGCACTGATGCCCAAGGTCATCGCCAAAGTCTGTCAGTCCACCTCCACACCGGTCATTGCCGGCGGGCTGGTCTCCGAAAAGGAAGACATCCTCGCTCTTTTGGATGCAGGCGCGACCAGTATCTCCTCCACAAACGAGAAAATCTGGTTTTTATAA